CCTATGTCATGTAAGTTTACTAAGAAAAAAACATTACTTTTTTCACACGTCTCGAACTTGAAATTTATAATCAAGGGTAGAACAATACTAACCATCATATCACACCCCTCGGTGGTCCTTAATCCCCGTTTTCTTATATGATGTGATCATTTGAGAGGTATAAAATAGTTCAATCTTGAAAATAAGTTCATCTCTCTTTGGTTGACCatgtaaatttaaaatatatgacTAAAATAATTGAGTAACATTCATTATAAATATGATTGTAATTAGTAGCGGCAAAGAAGAATTGATACGATTATCACAAATACCGTAGTAGTACGTTGACCATGCACTTGGATCGCGATTATAATATTTTGtacttttatcttttattttgcTCAATAATTGAAGTTAGATTACATGATAGTAGTATCTACTTTATTGGTAAATAATTTATTCGTTAGATTTAATCACACTATTATTTGGCTAAATTACCACGTTTGAGAATACACATGTGTTTGCGTTTCTTGCATGATCCAAACataattgattattttttgaTTCCGTATACGATTTCATATAGCTACAATTATTTTGCAGTATCTGAAAAAAACttgcaataaaaaaaataaccgTTGATTAATATGATCTTGATAGAGTACATGATCAAGTTAGTTTTCTGAATTTTGACAAATAACCTATCATAAATCAGAATAAAAGTACAAAATTTTTAACTAAGAAGTATTATAAGGAATAACTTCCTCACTTAACAAATAGGTCAATATTAAAGTCAAAAGACCAAAACGTTCCTAATTTGCTATTATATATTAGATATTATCTTTTATATCATGGTAAAAATTATACCGTATATCAGAACTAAAAAATCCTTGTTACATAATGGATGCAAAAATTACAAAACTCTAGTTTTATCTCATCATTACTATACTAGACTAAGAAGCATTTCCtcgagcaaaattctagttgTATCATGTATAGACTTGGTAAGCAAGCAAACAAAGAAGCTACAAAACAAAATCATACTCACTAAAGAACAAATAGAATTAAGTACAAAAATGGCAAATACAACAAACATTAGGGTGCAAAAACGCAAAACACGTTACTACAACCAACTTGGCAGGCCCTCTCCACTTCTCTATTCTCTATCTATCCACCTTCCTATTTCCTTCTCAAAGTTTTCTTCGTCAGCTACAACAACAATACATCCCCCCTttcacataaaaaaaaatatcttgaaaatccaaattaattctctctctctatttctctCTACTAGAGCAGCATACCAAGAAATACACTACAAGATATCACTCTTTCTTGACTCAGTTGATTAGCTCAGAACAAAAAAATGCCTGCTTGGTGGGGAAAAAAATCcaccaaaaataaagaaacacaatcgaaagaaaaagaaagggaaaaatatGTTAAACCAAGGAGTTTTGATGAGGTACTATGTAGAAATTCACCTAGAAACAGTAAAGATTTAAACTTTGGTGGTTCTGGTTCTGGATTTTCTGGGTTTGATTCAGGTTCATCTTTGGATAAAGCTCATCCTTTACCTAGACCTTCAGTGGGAAATGATCAAGGGGTTGTTTTAGGATGTGGGTCAGTTTCCGTTTCAAGTACTAGCTCTTCTGGATCATCTGATGGGCCTGTTAATACTACTGATCAAGCCCAATTTGATACTTTATTCAGGTTTGTGTTTACTTTGATTTCTTGATTAAAAgttattttcttttgtagttttggtgtttttgtttcttttgagaTGGTGAGTCCTTGTTATGGTTATAGTTtgttgggttgactttttgattgtTGGGTAGTTATCAAAATTGGATCTTTTGTTGATTGGATTTGGTTCGTGTTCAGCAAATTGAATGCATATTTATTAGCTAGAGAGATTATATTGTTGCAGCTATTGTAtatatatttaacttattttCACTACTATTATTTTGTTTTGGCAAGGTGATGATATGAGTTGAGTTTAGAGAAAGAAGTGAGGATTCGTATAGCCGACCCCAACTTTGTTTGGGACGGAGGCATAGTTGTTGTATTGTACCTGGAAAAAGGTGCTTTGGTGTGTTAAAAATTGTAACTTTTTTTATTTATCAACAATAGGAGCTTTAATACATGCTTTCAATTTGTTTATATCTTTGTATATTTGGTTCTCCAGGTGGCTCTTTGGTGGATTTTGCATACTGAATCAAACGTCTGCCAATGACCTGtcctcttttttgttttgttcttttctcacATTTTAGTTTACCCCAAATGCTAAACCTGAGAGATTTATATTAATTTCTTGAATTTGCGATTGTTCTTATATGGTTCTGCGTGCTGTAGTTCACTTCCTGATTTTTCAGGAGGCTTAATTAGGAAAGTCAGAGCAAAATCTTTATACATGGTATAATTGCACGGTACATagtgttccttttttttttccaaggAATATACTAGATGCATGAAGAAGTTACAAGTAGTAGTTATTTTCAATTTCATCGGTCCGCTGTACTAGCTTAACTGTTGGAAAACTTCTGCTTGTTGCCAGAGGACATGGAGATAATAGGTTGAGCCCGCTGTCACGAAGCCCAGTTCGTTCGAGAGGGACAACTACCACATCATCACCTTTACATCCTCGGTTTTCGAGTATTAATCTGGACTCTCCAACGGGCAAGTTGGATAATGATATGAGGAGTGAATGTCATCAGCTGCCCCTTCCACCTGGTTCTCCACCCAGCCCTTCTGCTTTGCCAAACCCAAGAACTTGTGGTGTAGCTGAAGGCGCAACCGTTAATATGTCAAAATGGAAGAAAGGCAGGCTCCTGGGAAGAGGCACGTTTGGTCATGTCTATCTTGGATTCAACAGGTTGTGACTCTTccagtttttctttttttaattttcttatcatAGAGTGATTTTTAAATAGCGACTAACTGGTTCTTTCCGATATGAACAGGGAGAATGGACAAATGTGTGCAATAAAAGAAGTCAGGGTGGTTTCAGACGATCAGACATCGAAAGAGTGCCTTAAGCAATTGAACCAGGTATTATTGATAAGTAAATATCCTCTCTTTTATTTACTGTTTCAGTATATTTCTGTTCATAGTTTGAATATCCTCTCCTTTCAAAGTCCATGAAGAACTTTAATCTTTAACCCTAGTCTATTCATATCTCCCTTTTTCTGTTTTGCATTTGATACCTGACTGATTTTATCTTTTGTACAGGAAATCATTTTACTCAGTAACTTGACACATCCAAATATTGTTCGATACTATGGTAGTGAACTGGTACGACTAAATGTTTAAGTTGGATGTGCATAATTATGTTATAGTTCTGATATTTACACTACTTGGGAAAAAATGCTGATCATATAAGTTTGTTCTTCGGGTAACCTATTTGCATTGTTAAATCGAAACATGATTTTCACTTTTGGTTTATAACTGTCTTCTTTTTAATTATTCCTCAGGATGAAGAAACTCTATCAGTTTACTTGGAATACGTTTCCGGTGGTTCTATACATAAATTGTTGCAGGAATATGGCGCTTTCAGAGAGCCCGTTATACAAAACTACACAAGACAGATCCTTTCTGGCCTTTCCTTTTTACACGCTAGGAATACAGTTCACAGGTGTGTGTCTTTATGATTCAAGTATTGGTGACTCAGCTATTCTGCGGACGTTGCTAGATTCAAATGGCAATTGTTTCTTTTCAGGGACATAAAAGGAGCAAATATACTAGTAGATCCTAATGGTGAAATCAAGCTTGCTGATTTTGGCATGGCAAAACATGTAAGTAGCAGAGCGTAATCGCAAAGCTATTTTTTAACCACTTTTAACTGAAGGGTATAATAAAACTAATTCCAAACTTTGCCTCTGACTTTATTTGCACACAACAAGAGGGGACTCTGATTGACTGTTGTTGTAGGTTATACTTGCTAATAACATGGAAAAAGTCTAATTTATCATTTGGTACTTTTTGTTTGTGAATTCTATTTTAGTTATTCGGATGAACGAATTTAGCCCTTCATATAGAACCAGCAGATGTGGTAGCCtagtaaaagataaaaaaattcgtttcga
The sequence above is drawn from the Nicotiana tabacum cultivar K326 chromosome 13, ASM71507v2, whole genome shotgun sequence genome and encodes:
- the LOC107760154 gene encoding mitogen-activated protein kinase kinase kinase 3; the encoded protein is MPAWWGKKSTKNKETQSKEKEREKYVKPRSFDEVLCRNSPRNSKDLNFGGSGSGFSGFDSGSSLDKAHPLPRPSVGNDQGVVLGCGSVSVSSTSSSGSSDGPVNTTDQAQFDTLFRGHGDNRLSPLSRSPVRSRGTTTTSSPLHPRFSSINLDSPTGKLDNDMRSECHQLPLPPGSPPSPSALPNPRTCGVAEGATVNMSKWKKGRLLGRGTFGHVYLGFNRENGQMCAIKEVRVVSDDQTSKECLKQLNQEIILLSNLTHPNIVRYYGSELDEETLSVYLEYVSGGSIHKLLQEYGAFREPVIQNYTRQILSGLSFLHARNTVHRDIKGANILVDPNGEIKLADFGMAKHITSCSSVLSFKGSPYWMAPEVVMNTSGYGLPVDIWSLGCTILEMASSKPPWSQYEGVAAIFKIGNSKDFPEIPDHLSNDAKNFIKLCLQREPSARPTASQLLEHPFVKNQSTAKVAHVGVTKEAYPRSFDGSRTPPVLDLQSGGRNISPSKGNYASHPVITISRPLSCPREIVKTITSLPVSPTSSPLRQYEPARRSCYLSPPHPAYGIGGQSGYDANDYSMFQTRPTTRSTLEPWLEIPQFKAQTPSRSPKTRPIL